In Luteimonas galliterrae, the sequence TTCACGGTCTTGGCCGATTCCCACTTGCCGATGTCGGCCGAGCTTTTGCGGCCGCTGACGACATGGTAGTTGAGGATCGAAACCAGCTCGTCCTTGTTCTCCGGCTTGAGCAGGTTGTCGAGCTTGCCCGCCGGCAGCTTTTCGAACGCGGCGTCGGTCGGAGCGAAGATCGTGAACGGACCCGGTCCGCGCAGGGTTTCGCTCATGCCGGCTTGTTCGACGGCTTTGGCGAAGATCTTGAAGGTGCCGTTGGCGGCGGCGGTGTCGAGCAGGTTCGACGGGGAGGTATTGGTCGGGGTGTTCATAGCGGGTAATTCCTTGGTGGACGATCCGAAGGTTTTCCGAATCGGAAGCGGCCGAAGCCGTTGACTCCCGTCGACGACGGGAATGCGATGCTCAGTGCGGAGAGAGGAGGGAAGTGCGGCGCTGCTGAGTGGCCGTTACGGCGTTGCGCCGTAATGCCCATGCATCATGCGCCATTCCTTGTTACTTCGGCGTTACTTCGTATGCCGTCCGTCCGATAGCTGCGTTGCGGGACGATGGAGCTGGCATAGTCGCCAGGCTCGGACGGCGCGACACGCTCGAACAGAAGGCAGCGAATCACCTCCACGAGAACGACATGAATCCCCGTAAACCGCATCGCACGATCCAGCCGAATTTTTCGGGTTCCCTAGCGGAGGAGTCGAGCCGGAATCGAGGATTGCTTGGCATCGCAAGAGCGACCTCTGGCCGGCTGACCAAATATGCGGCGAAAGAGTTCGAACACTGGGCCGGCACGCGCGAACTCAGCTTGAGGCAGTTACGCGCGGAACTCGTCGCTTCGGCATTCCCGGAGGCTTGGCCCGACGCCGAAAGCTCGGCGCTGATCTCCTTGATTGCCCAGGATCTCCGCGATGCGGCGCTATGGCCCGTCGAAGGGCGCGGCCCGGATTCGGTCAGGCCGCTGAGCGCCTGGCGTGCGCGCTACAACGACCTCGACCGTTGCTTGCGACCGGTTCAGCGCCCGGCGAAAAGCGCATTGATGTCGGAGTAACCCATCGCATCCTCGGTCAGCGGCGCCGATGCGCCGGTGGCCAGGAAGCCCCGGGTCAGCGCGGCGAGCCGCGCATACGCCGAGGAAGTGGTCGCAGATCCAGCGCTCAACCGGCGCACGCCGAGGCGCTCCAATTCCGCCGCCGGCGGCAGGTTCGGGCGCACCAGCACGTTCAACGGCAGACCCGCACCGGCAGCGATGGCGCGGATTTGTTCGCCATCCACGACGCCGGGGACGAACAGTCCGTCGGCGCCGGCATCGCGATACCGTTTCGCGCGGGCCAGCGTTTCTTCCACACGCCGGCCTTCCGGCGCCAGGCCGGCGAGATAGACATCGGTGCGCGCATTGACGAACACATCGGTCCCCATGCGTGCGCAAGCGCTCTTGATGCGCTCGATCTTGGCGCAGAGCAGGGCAGGGTCGCGATCGCCGTCTTCGAGGTTGATGCCGGCGGCGCCGGCATCGATCAACCTCGCGATGTTGTCGGCGACGGTCGCAGGGTTGTCCGAATAGCCGGACTCGCTATCCACCGTCAACGGCACCCGCAATACGCGCGAGATGCCGGCGACGGCATCGGCCAGCTTCGCGATGGGCAGCGCGTCGCCGTCCGGATAGCCCAGCGACCAGGCCACGCCGGCGCTGGTGGTGGCGATGGCTTTCGCGCCCAGGCTCTCGACCAGGCGCGCGGTGCCGGCGTCCCAGACGTTGGCGAGCAGCAGCAGGCCCTGTTGGTGGAGTTGGCGCAGCGCGGCGGTCGCTTCGTTACCGGACATGCGTGATTCTCGTCGGAAGTGAGCCCCTATTGTCGCGTCTCAGCGCCGGCGCGCCAGCCGTTTTCGGACAGACTACCGCGACGCTGCATCCCAGCGCCGCAACGCGTCTTCGACCGCGGCGACGCCGCGCGCGGCTTCGTCCGCATCGATTTGCGCCAGGGTGTCGTTGTCGCTGTGGATCACCTGCATCACTTTCGCCGGCGGATCGACTTTCTGATGCGAGAACGCCTTCAGGATGCTCGGAATCTCGTTCTTGCCGACCAGCGAATACGAAACGGCCGGCCAGCCGGCCTTGTGGAACGCAAGATGGTC encodes:
- a CDS encoding fasciclin domain-containing protein, with product MNTPTNTSPSNLLDTAAANGTFKIFAKAVEQAGMSETLRGPGPFTIFAPTDAAFEKLPAGKLDNLLKPENKDELVSILNYHVVSGRKSSADIGKWESAKTVNGQAAPIKLVDNKVVIDGAQVTTADIGSSNGVIHGIDKVNMPAAAPTKQ
- a CDS encoding isocitrate lyase/PEP mutase family protein, with translation MSGNEATAALRQLHQQGLLLLANVWDAGTARLVESLGAKAIATTSAGVAWSLGYPDGDALPIAKLADAVAGISRVLRVPLTVDSESGYSDNPATVADNIARLIDAGAAGINLEDGDRDPALLCAKIERIKSACARMGTDVFVNARTDVYLAGLAPEGRRVEETLARAKRYRDAGADGLFVPGVVDGEQIRAIAAGAGLPLNVLVRPNLPPAAELERLGVRRLSAGSATTSSAYARLAALTRGFLATGASAPLTEDAMGYSDINALFAGR